A genomic stretch from Sulfobacillus thermosulfidooxidans includes:
- the gatC gene encoding Asp-tRNA(Asn)/Glu-tRNA(Gln) amidotransferase subunit GatC: MSLSEEQVKHVARLARIQLKPEEVAQMTVHLGAVLEYMSQLNELNTDQVEPTMHVIPMTMPLREDIVRPSLPVEEALKNAPDPRDNMFGVPRIMDGGEE, encoded by the coding sequence GTGGCGCGTCTTGCTCGAATTCAGCTAAAACCGGAAGAGGTTGCGCAAATGACGGTTCATTTAGGCGCAGTTCTCGAATATATGTCTCAACTCAATGAATTAAATACCGATCAAGTTGAACCCACAATGCACGTTATACCGATGACTATGCCTTTGCGGGAGGATATTGTCCGTCCTTCTTTGCCCGTGGAAGAGGCTTTGAAAAACGCCCCCGATCCCCGCGACAACATGTTCGGTGTGCCGAGGATCATGGATGGAGGCGAGGAATAA
- a CDS encoding S66 peptidase family protein produces MRKKPKPLKPGAHIRIVAPAGIVNPKNLQITQDFLTHRGYTVSQGAHVLDQHEIFAGKETDRVQDLVDALSDPHVDAVITARGGYGSVRLLPLLDQIDLSHLNPKCLLGYSDITALHAYFFTRYGWVTYHGPVMESDWTHENGQIALDVLAGTKTCWPTRAMEVLNPSHAPITAPWHGGNLTVLTSLVGTPYFPSLNDAVLFVEDVNEAPYRVDRMFHQLLLSGCLEGIRGIVWGEGVGCGNDTDPLTVKQIVYQMALECGVPAWYNFPAGHGVNNWTVPLGEPLTISDNHVLLAGE; encoded by the coding sequence ATGCGGAAAAAGCCTAAACCATTAAAGCCTGGCGCTCACATTCGCATTGTTGCTCCTGCGGGCATAGTGAATCCAAAGAACTTGCAGATCACTCAAGATTTCTTGACTCACCGTGGATATACGGTGAGTCAAGGTGCCCATGTCTTGGACCAACATGAAATATTTGCGGGCAAAGAAACCGACCGGGTCCAAGATTTGGTGGACGCCTTATCCGATCCTCACGTGGATGCTGTGATTACTGCACGGGGAGGTTATGGAAGTGTTCGCCTTTTACCGTTGTTAGATCAGATTGATCTTTCTCATCTTAATCCCAAGTGCTTGCTAGGCTATAGCGATATTACCGCTTTGCATGCCTATTTTTTTACACGTTATGGATGGGTTACATATCATGGCCCCGTCATGGAATCCGATTGGACCCATGAGAATGGGCAAATAGCACTTGATGTCCTCGCTGGGACAAAGACATGTTGGCCAACACGGGCGATGGAGGTGTTAAACCCATCTCACGCCCCGATTACGGCTCCTTGGCATGGGGGTAACTTAACGGTATTAACCTCCCTGGTTGGGACACCATATTTTCCCAGTCTGAATGACGCGGTTCTTTTTGTCGAAGACGTAAATGAAGCTCCTTACCGCGTCGACCGGATGTTTCACCAGCTCCTATTATCGGGTTGTCTGGAAGGAATTCGGGGTATTGTATGGGGAGAAGGGGTGGGATGCGGCAATGATACGGACCCTTTGACAGTGAAACAGATTGTATACCAGATGGCGTTAGAATGTGGAGTTCCGGCATGGTATAACTTTCCCGCTGGCCATGGTGTGAATAATTGGACTGTCCCTTTGGGAGAGCCGTTGACAATATCTGATAATCACGTCTTATTAGCAGGTGAATAA
- the gatA gene encoding Asp-tRNA(Asn)/Glu-tRNA(Gln) amidotransferase subunit GatA produces MVIHELGVNELAYRIRDKELSASDVVAAISDRIEDVEPQVQAFLHIDLEYAKAQAKRIDQLPAHELERLPLAGVPIAIKDNMTTTIMPTTAGSKILEGFMAPYNATVVNRLEAAGAIIIGKTNLDEFAMGSSTEHSAYHVTRNPWDLERVPGGSSGGSAAAVAAQMVPAALGSDTGGSIRQPASYCGVTGFKPTYGRVSRYGLIAFASSLDQIGPLTRSVDDAWLLYQVIAGHDPLDATSLTQPIEPRSAEPVQWNQLRIGIPKEYDGEGLDPRVQERYHQVLSTLEAQGAKLVEISLPHTHYAIATYYLVAPAEASSNLSRFDGVRYGFRAQGNDLLEMYERTRAEGFGPEVIRRILLGTHALSAGYYDAYYLKAQKVRTLIRQDFELAFGQVDVILTPTTPDIAFKFGEKSEDPLQMYLSDVFTVTANLAGIPGISTPAGLISGIPVGVQWLGPALQESRLLQIARGFEELWPSGPWPSLGGDL; encoded by the coding sequence ATGGTGATTCATGAATTAGGGGTCAATGAGCTCGCCTACCGCATTCGCGATAAAGAATTATCGGCAAGCGATGTGGTCGCGGCGATTAGTGACCGTATAGAGGACGTCGAGCCGCAAGTTCAAGCATTTTTACACATCGACTTGGAATACGCCAAGGCCCAGGCAAAGAGAATTGATCAGTTGCCTGCACACGAATTAGAACGGTTGCCCTTAGCCGGTGTTCCTATAGCCATCAAAGACAATATGACAACGACGATCATGCCGACAACCGCCGGATCCAAGATTCTAGAAGGGTTCATGGCGCCTTATAATGCGACTGTCGTTAACCGGCTGGAAGCTGCCGGGGCTATCATCATCGGAAAAACCAATTTGGATGAGTTCGCCATGGGTTCGTCGACAGAGCATTCGGCCTACCATGTGACACGTAATCCGTGGGACCTGGAGAGGGTGCCGGGCGGCTCTAGTGGGGGATCGGCCGCAGCAGTTGCCGCACAAATGGTTCCAGCCGCTTTGGGTTCGGATACCGGAGGTTCTATTCGCCAGCCAGCTAGTTATTGCGGGGTCACAGGCTTTAAGCCCACATACGGGCGTGTGTCCCGCTACGGTTTAATTGCTTTTGCTTCTAGTTTGGATCAAATTGGTCCATTGACGCGGAGTGTGGATGATGCCTGGTTATTATATCAAGTCATCGCTGGGCATGATCCTTTGGATGCCACATCTTTGACACAACCCATAGAGCCACGAAGTGCCGAACCGGTTCAGTGGAATCAATTACGGATAGGGATTCCTAAAGAATATGACGGAGAGGGCCTGGATCCCCGTGTTCAGGAGCGCTACCATCAAGTTTTGTCAACATTGGAGGCGCAAGGAGCGAAACTGGTCGAAATTTCCTTGCCTCACACGCATTATGCCATTGCCACCTACTATTTAGTGGCCCCTGCAGAAGCATCGAGTAATTTATCGCGCTTTGACGGGGTTCGTTATGGATTCCGGGCCCAGGGAAACGACTTACTAGAAATGTATGAGCGGACTCGAGCTGAAGGATTTGGTCCCGAAGTCATTCGCCGTATTCTACTGGGTACGCATGCTCTGTCGGCTGGTTATTATGATGCTTACTACCTTAAAGCGCAAAAAGTTCGGACGCTCATCCGCCAAGATTTTGAATTGGCCTTCGGTCAAGTGGATGTGATTTTGACCCCGACAACCCCCGACATTGCATTTAAATTTGGGGAAAAGAGCGAAGATCCCCTCCAAATGTATCTCTCTGATGTATTCACGGTGACGGCCAACTTAGCGGGGATTCCCGGGATTTCCACGCCGGCCGGTTTGATTTCAGGGATTCCTGTCGGAGTCCAGTGGCTTGGACCTGCCTTACAAGAGAGTCGGTTATTGCAAATTGCCCGTGGATTTGAAGAACTTTGGCCATCAGGGCCTTGGCCGTCTTTAGGAGGCGACTTATGA
- the gatB gene encoding Asp-tRNA(Asn)/Glu-tRNA(Gln) amidotransferase subunit GatB: MNNNYEVIIGLEVHVELKTQSKLFCSCSTEFGAEPNTHTCPICLGMPGVLPVLNQQAVVYATKAALALQCTVHPYSKFDRKQYFYPDLPKAYQISQYDQPLAEHGSVPIVENGEVVKTIGVRRIHLEEDAGKLNHMGQRLGDAKGSLVDLNRAGVPLIEIVSEPDMRSAEEARLYLTELRNILSYLDISDLRMEEGSMRCDANVSLRPKDYTGSLEDLPRVEIKNVNSIRNVQRGIEYEVERQAELLARGERIVKETRGFDDQSGRTYSQRSKEEANDYRYFPEPDLPPLVLDEAFIQEIADRLPPSTMSIREELKAQGVQPKDIEIILADQGALAFWQDATSQYGGDARQITNWMLSDLSRLLNAHGDSFATSPVSPTNLVELLKLIDEGTLSGRMAKEVLDHMYQSKQPARTVVKDLGLSQITDHNAITQVVEETVAHHPQVVQDYLSGKEKALGFLVGQVMKKTNGQAKPDMVNAILKEVIQAYAEKA, encoded by the coding sequence ATGAACAACAATTATGAGGTTATCATCGGATTAGAGGTGCACGTTGAACTCAAGACCCAGTCAAAACTTTTCTGTAGTTGTTCTACGGAATTTGGTGCAGAACCTAACACCCATACCTGTCCTATTTGTTTAGGGATGCCTGGGGTATTGCCAGTTTTGAATCAACAAGCAGTGGTATATGCAACCAAAGCAGCATTGGCTCTTCAGTGCACGGTACATCCGTACTCGAAGTTTGATCGCAAACAGTACTTTTATCCCGATTTACCCAAAGCCTACCAAATTTCACAATATGATCAGCCTTTAGCCGAACATGGGTCTGTGCCCATTGTTGAGAATGGCGAAGTCGTCAAGACGATCGGGGTACGGCGTATTCATCTGGAAGAAGATGCCGGGAAATTAAATCACATGGGTCAACGACTTGGGGACGCAAAAGGTTCTCTAGTCGATCTCAACCGGGCCGGAGTTCCCCTCATTGAAATCGTATCGGAGCCTGATATGCGCTCAGCCGAGGAAGCGAGACTCTATCTCACGGAATTACGCAATATCTTAAGTTATCTAGATATATCTGATTTGCGCATGGAAGAGGGTTCGATGCGGTGTGATGCTAACGTATCCCTACGCCCGAAAGACTACACAGGATCGTTAGAAGATTTGCCGCGTGTTGAAATCAAAAACGTCAATTCCATTCGCAATGTGCAACGGGGCATTGAATATGAGGTGGAACGCCAGGCGGAATTGTTGGCTCGTGGCGAACGTATTGTGAAAGAAACGCGCGGATTTGACGATCAAAGTGGCAGAACCTATTCTCAGCGTAGCAAAGAAGAAGCGAACGATTATCGCTATTTTCCCGAACCGGATTTGCCTCCCTTGGTATTAGATGAGGCATTTATCCAAGAGATAGCTGATAGGTTGCCGCCATCCACGATGAGTATTCGTGAAGAATTAAAGGCGCAAGGAGTCCAGCCCAAGGATATCGAGATCATTTTAGCCGATCAAGGAGCACTGGCTTTTTGGCAGGATGCAACATCGCAATACGGTGGTGATGCGCGGCAAATCACAAACTGGATGCTGTCGGATTTGTCACGCTTGCTGAATGCCCATGGCGATAGTTTTGCGACATCCCCCGTATCTCCAACGAATCTTGTGGAGTTACTGAAATTAATCGATGAAGGTACCCTGTCAGGACGCATGGCCAAAGAAGTTCTTGACCATATGTACCAAAGCAAACAACCAGCACGCACGGTAGTTAAGGACTTGGGCTTGAGTCAAATTACGGACCACAATGCGATTACGCAGGTCGTCGAAGAAACCGTGGCTCACCATCCCCAAGTTGTTCAAGATTACCTTAGTGGAAAAGAAAAAGCCTTGGGCTTCTTAGTGGGTCAAGTCATGAAAAAGACCAATGGACAGGCTAAACCCGATATGGTCAACGCGATTTTGAAAGAAGTTATTCAGGCCTATGCGGAAAAAGCCTAA
- the rlmD gene encoding 23S rRNA (uracil(1939)-C(5))-methyltransferase RlmD codes for MDVTLPKQIEVHIERMGQNGQGIAYLPDGRIFFVDGALPGERVLAQLTQVKSQYARGTLNQVIQASSSRIEPSCAYFEQCGGCAFQHWDYQQELQYKENWVKQALKRIGKLESPPVEPIVAAPSADHYRNKGQFPWGYVDGKLQLGLYQSRSHHLVPLDNCLIQDQAISDMLEDLPRVVAPYRLSAYDESTGKGLLRHVLIRTSKWSRDMLVLFVATNQDPRLKNIAEELMRQYPHIAGVGININPERTNRILGTHTELLAGTSTIIDKILDMSFYVSFESFFQVNPEQVSTLYQLALKHVPEKAKIVWDLYAGVGTLATLMSPKSQAVYAIEINAQAVADAKKNFALNHLNNVSAIAAPVEEIATHHQLPDPEVVVMDPPRKGVDASVLYTLKQLAPERIIYVSCNPDTLARDIALLRPDYELQSVTPVDMFPRTDHVESCSLLIKTR; via the coding sequence ATGGACGTAACTTTACCGAAGCAGATTGAGGTTCACATTGAGCGAATGGGACAAAATGGTCAAGGTATCGCATACCTGCCTGATGGGCGCATTTTCTTTGTAGACGGCGCATTACCGGGGGAACGGGTTCTTGCTCAGCTGACTCAAGTAAAATCACAATATGCCCGGGGAACATTAAATCAGGTGATTCAAGCGAGCTCCAGTCGGATTGAGCCTAGTTGTGCTTATTTTGAACAGTGCGGCGGCTGCGCCTTTCAACACTGGGATTATCAACAAGAATTGCAGTACAAGGAAAACTGGGTGAAACAAGCCCTGAAACGGATTGGCAAACTGGAGAGCCCACCGGTGGAACCAATAGTGGCGGCACCTTCAGCCGATCATTACCGGAATAAAGGGCAATTTCCCTGGGGATATGTTGACGGCAAACTCCAGTTAGGTCTTTATCAATCGCGCAGTCATCACCTCGTTCCTTTGGACAATTGCCTGATCCAAGACCAGGCTATTAGTGATATGTTGGAAGATTTGCCCAGAGTAGTTGCGCCGTACCGTTTATCCGCGTACGATGAGTCCACGGGCAAAGGATTGTTGCGGCATGTGCTTATCCGCACGTCAAAATGGTCCCGGGATATGCTGGTACTCTTTGTCGCGACAAACCAAGATCCCCGACTCAAAAACATTGCCGAGGAATTAATGCGGCAATACCCGCATATCGCTGGCGTCGGAATAAATATTAACCCTGAACGGACTAATCGAATTCTCGGAACCCATACCGAGTTATTGGCTGGGACGTCAACCATCATCGATAAAATCCTGGACATGTCGTTTTACGTGTCTTTTGAATCGTTTTTCCAGGTCAATCCCGAACAAGTCAGCACATTATACCAGCTAGCGTTAAAGCATGTGCCCGAGAAGGCTAAAATTGTATGGGATCTTTATGCCGGGGTAGGTACTCTTGCCACATTGATGAGTCCGAAAAGCCAAGCCGTTTATGCCATTGAAATTAATGCGCAAGCAGTCGCGGATGCTAAGAAAAATTTTGCTCTTAACCATTTGAACAATGTATCGGCTATCGCCGCCCCTGTCGAAGAGATTGCGACACACCACCAGCTTCCCGATCCAGAAGTGGTCGTGATGGATCCTCCACGAAAAGGTGTTGATGCCAGCGTATTGTATACCTTGAAGCAGTTGGCACCTGAACGGATTATTTATGTCAGTTGTAATCCTGATACATTGGCTCGGGATATTGCCTTATTACGTCCCGATTATGAACTCCAAAGCGTCACACCCGTCGATATGTTTCCGCGAACTGACCATGTAGAGTCCTGCTCGCTGCTCATTAAAACACGTTAA